A genome region from Triticum aestivum cultivar Chinese Spring chromosome 2B, IWGSC CS RefSeq v2.1, whole genome shotgun sequence includes the following:
- the LOC123046278 gene encoding uncharacterized protein isoform X3, giving the protein MISKLHLVDGVKFRQEEIEVEGKLLHAGKSVGVVNVGFKKKRTGKLMAQMLIQEEKGAVSVPWFMLYTSCIYASQGGGWARLHCVVSAAAASVTTLLRIVACVRNRGQSNHKQMASAATAICTVREAW; this is encoded by the exons ATGATATCGAAATTACATCTGGTCGATGGTGTCAAGTTTAGGCAG GAAGAAATAGAAGTTGAGGGGAAGCTATTGCATGCTGGAAAATCAGTTGGTGTTGTCAATGTTGGTTTCAAGAAGAAAAGGACCGGCAAATTGATGGCTCAG ATGTTGATTCAAGAAGAGAAAGGAGCTGTTAGTGTGCCGTG GTTCATGCTTTATACATCGTGTATATATGCCAGCCAGGGAGGTGGATGGGCTCGTCTCCACTGCGtcgtgagcgccgccgccgcctctgtgACCACCTTGCTCCGCATAGTAGCATGTGTGAGGAATCGGGGACAAAGCAACCACAAGCAGATGGCGTCGGCTGCGACGGCAATATGCACGGTGCGCGAAGCCTGGTAA
- the LOC123046278 gene encoding uncharacterized protein isoform X2, translating into MRLTAAVPSPWTRRRDGSQARIPSSASILHLSGRPVATEEIEVEGKLLHAGKSVGVVNVGFKKKRTGKLMAQMLIQEEKGAVSVPWFMLYTSCIYASQGGGWARLHCVVSAAAASVTTLLRIVACVRNRGQSNHKQMASAATAICTVREAW; encoded by the exons ATGCGCCTCA CAGCAGCAGTACCGTCTCCATGGACGCGGCGGCGTGACGGCTCCCAGGCACGGATCCCCTCCTCCGCCTCCATCCTCCACCTCTCCGGTCGCCCTGTTGCAACC GAAGAAATAGAAGTTGAGGGGAAGCTATTGCATGCTGGAAAATCAGTTGGTGTTGTCAATGTTGGTTTCAAGAAGAAAAGGACCGGCAAATTGATGGCTCAG ATGTTGATTCAAGAAGAGAAAGGAGCTGTTAGTGTGCCGTG GTTCATGCTTTATACATCGTGTATATATGCCAGCCAGGGAGGTGGATGGGCTCGTCTCCACTGCGtcgtgagcgccgccgccgcctctgtgACCACCTTGCTCCGCATAGTAGCATGTGTGAGGAATCGGGGACAAAGCAACCACAAGCAGATGGCGTCGGCTGCGACGGCAATATGCACGGTGCGCGAAGCCTGGTAA
- the LOC123046278 gene encoding uncharacterized protein isoform X1, whose translation MRLSMAAAVPSPWTRRRDGSQARIPSSASILHLSGRPVATEEIEVEGKLLHAGKSVGVVNVGFKKKRTGKLMAQMLIQEEKGAVSVPWFMLYTSCIYASQGGGWARLHCVVSAAAASVTTLLRIVACVRNRGQSNHKQMASAATAICTVREAW comes from the exons ATGCGCCTCAGTATGG CAGCAGCAGTACCGTCTCCATGGACGCGGCGGCGTGACGGCTCCCAGGCACGGATCCCCTCCTCCGCCTCCATCCTCCACCTCTCCGGTCGCCCTGTTGCAACC GAAGAAATAGAAGTTGAGGGGAAGCTATTGCATGCTGGAAAATCAGTTGGTGTTGTCAATGTTGGTTTCAAGAAGAAAAGGACCGGCAAATTGATGGCTCAG ATGTTGATTCAAGAAGAGAAAGGAGCTGTTAGTGTGCCGTG GTTCATGCTTTATACATCGTGTATATATGCCAGCCAGGGAGGTGGATGGGCTCGTCTCCACTGCGtcgtgagcgccgccgccgcctctgtgACCACCTTGCTCCGCATAGTAGCATGTGTGAGGAATCGGGGACAAAGCAACCACAAGCAGATGGCGTCGGCTGCGACGGCAATATGCACGGTGCGCGAAGCCTGGTAA
- the LOC123046278 gene encoding uncharacterized protein isoform X4, protein MRLSMAAAVPSPWTRRRDGSQARIPSSASILHLSGRPVATEEIEVEGKLLHAGKSVGVVNVGFKKKRTGKLMAQMLIQEEKGAVSVPW, encoded by the exons ATGCGCCTCAGTATGG CAGCAGCAGTACCGTCTCCATGGACGCGGCGGCGTGACGGCTCCCAGGCACGGATCCCCTCCTCCGCCTCCATCCTCCACCTCTCCGGTCGCCCTGTTGCAACC GAAGAAATAGAAGTTGAGGGGAAGCTATTGCATGCTGGAAAATCAGTTGGTGTTGTCAATGTTGGTTTCAAGAAGAAAAGGACCGGCAAATTGATGGCTCAG ATGTTGATTCAAGAAGAGAAAGGAGCTGTTAGTGTGCCGTGGTGA